One genomic region from Haloterrigena gelatinilytica encodes:
- the psmB gene encoding archaeal proteasome endopeptidase complex subunit beta, whose product MNNWSREPTQQGTDPSPYAPELGSLPDGSQGDDQGDTVNKTGTTTIGITTDEGVVIATDMRASLGGRFVSNKNVQKVEQIHPTGALTLVGSVGGAQSFIRTLRAEVNLYESRRGEPMPIEALATLAGNFARGGPFRAINPILGGVDEEGSHVYSIDPAGGVMGDDYTVTGSGMQLAYGLLEQEYEEGLSLEEAQSVAARAIESAVERDTGSGNGVFLAAVTDEGVDIQGHNDFDAVI is encoded by the coding sequence ATGAATAACTGGAGCCGAGAGCCGACCCAGCAGGGAACCGATCCGTCGCCGTACGCGCCCGAACTGGGTTCGCTCCCCGACGGCAGTCAGGGTGACGACCAGGGCGACACCGTCAACAAGACCGGGACGACGACGATCGGCATCACGACCGACGAGGGCGTCGTCATCGCGACGGACATGCGCGCCAGCCTCGGCGGGCGGTTCGTCTCGAACAAGAACGTCCAGAAGGTCGAGCAGATCCACCCGACCGGCGCGCTGACGCTCGTCGGCTCGGTCGGCGGCGCCCAGTCGTTCATCCGAACGCTGCGCGCCGAGGTCAACCTCTACGAGTCCCGCCGCGGCGAGCCGATGCCCATCGAGGCGCTGGCGACGCTGGCCGGGAACTTCGCCCGCGGCGGCCCGTTCCGGGCGATCAACCCCATCCTCGGCGGCGTCGACGAGGAGGGCAGCCACGTCTACAGCATCGACCCCGCCGGCGGCGTCATGGGGGACGACTACACCGTCACCGGCAGCGGGATGCAACTGGCCTACGGGCTCCTCGAACAGGAGTACGAGGAGGGCCTCTCGCTCGAGGAGGCGCAGTCGGTCGCGGCCCGCGCGATCGAGAGCGCCGTCGAGCGCGACACCGGCTCCGGGAACGGCGTCTTCCTCGCCGCAGTCACGGACGAGGGCGTCGACATTCAGGGCCACAACGACTTCGACGCGGTCATCTAG
- the gyrB gene encoding DNA topoisomerase (ATP-hydrolyzing) subunit B, translated as MSQESEYGAGQIQVLEGLEAVRKRPAMYIGSTDSRGLHHLVYEVVDNSIDEALAGHCDDITVSINDDGSVSVADDGRGIPVDTHDEYDRPALEVILTVLHAGGKFDNKSYQVSGGLHGVGVSVVNALSERLEAEVKRDGSVFRHAFEAGEPVGDMERVRDMEPDEETGTQIRFWPDTGIFESGEFSFSTLSNRLRELAFLNSGVHITLRDEREKATEGDDRIEETYEYQGGIREFVEYLNETRSAMHDDVIYFEAEEQNIQVEVAMQATEELQGSIHAFANNINTREGGTHLTGFKTALTRTVNDYAKDNDMLGDLEDNLKGEDIREGLTAVISVKHPDPQFEGQTKTKLGNSEVRGIVESSMHEGLGTYFEEHPDTAQAIVTKAVEAAKARKAAQKAEELTRRKSALESTSLPGKLADCQTKDPDEAELFIAEGDSAGGSAKQARNPDFQAILPIKGKILNVEKHRLDRILENDEIRNMITAIGAGIGDEFDVEDVRYKKIIMATDADVDGAHIRTLLLTFFYRHMRPLLEGGYVYATQPPLYRIRYRGETYDAMTEQERDEIVAEKCDGNPSQVQRFKGLGEMNPQQLWDTTMDPDNRILKQITIEDAAAADKMFSVLMGDAVEPRKQFIKDNAPEAEWIDI; from the coding sequence ATGTCCCAGGAAAGCGAGTACGGCGCAGGCCAAATTCAGGTCCTCGAAGGCCTGGAGGCCGTGCGGAAACGGCCGGCGATGTACATCGGCTCTACGGATTCTCGAGGTCTTCACCATCTGGTCTACGAGGTGGTGGACAACTCGATCGACGAGGCACTGGCCGGTCACTGCGACGACATCACCGTCTCCATCAACGACGACGGATCGGTGAGCGTCGCCGACGACGGCCGCGGCATCCCCGTCGACACACACGACGAGTACGACCGCCCCGCCCTCGAGGTGATTCTCACGGTCCTCCACGCCGGCGGTAAGTTCGACAACAAGTCCTACCAGGTCTCCGGCGGCCTCCACGGCGTCGGCGTGAGCGTGGTTAACGCCCTCTCCGAGCGACTCGAGGCCGAGGTGAAACGCGACGGTTCCGTCTTCCGCCACGCCTTCGAGGCGGGCGAGCCCGTCGGCGACATGGAGCGCGTTCGCGACATGGAGCCCGACGAGGAAACCGGCACGCAGATCCGATTCTGGCCCGACACGGGCATCTTCGAGTCCGGCGAGTTCTCCTTCTCGACGCTCTCGAACCGGCTTCGCGAACTCGCCTTCCTCAACTCGGGCGTCCACATCACGCTCCGCGACGAACGCGAGAAGGCGACCGAAGGAGACGACCGTATCGAGGAGACCTACGAGTATCAAGGTGGCATCCGCGAGTTCGTCGAGTACCTAAACGAGACGCGCTCGGCGATGCACGACGACGTCATCTACTTCGAGGCCGAGGAGCAGAACATCCAGGTCGAGGTCGCGATGCAGGCCACCGAGGAACTGCAGGGCTCGATCCACGCCTTCGCGAACAACATCAACACCCGCGAGGGCGGCACCCACCTCACCGGCTTCAAGACCGCGCTGACCCGGACGGTCAACGACTACGCGAAGGACAACGACATGCTCGGCGACTTAGAGGACAACCTCAAGGGCGAGGACATCCGCGAGGGGCTCACCGCCGTCATCTCGGTCAAACACCCCGACCCGCAGTTCGAGGGCCAGACGAAGACGAAACTCGGCAACAGCGAGGTCCGAGGTATCGTCGAGAGTTCGATGCACGAAGGCCTTGGCACCTACTTCGAGGAACACCCCGACACCGCTCAGGCCATCGTCACGAAGGCCGTCGAGGCTGCGAAGGCCCGCAAGGCCGCCCAGAAGGCCGAGGAGCTCACGCGACGGAAGTCCGCCCTCGAGTCCACGTCCTTACCCGGAAAGCTGGCCGACTGCCAGACCAAGGACCCCGACGAGGCCGAACTGTTCATCGCGGAGGGTGACTCCGCCGGCGGCAGCGCCAAACAGGCGCGGAATCCGGACTTCCAGGCGATCCTCCCCATCAAGGGGAAGATTCTGAACGTCGAGAAACACCGTCTCGACCGCATCCTCGAGAACGACGAGATCCGGAACATGATCACCGCCATCGGCGCGGGGATCGGCGACGAGTTCGACGTCGAGGACGTCCGCTACAAGAAGATCATCATGGCGACCGACGCCGACGTCGACGGCGCTCACATCCGGACGCTGCTGTTGACGTTCTTCTACCGCCACATGCGCCCGCTGCTCGAGGGCGGCTACGTCTACGCGACCCAGCCACCCCTCTACCGGATTCGCTACCGCGGCGAGACCTACGACGCGATGACCGAGCAAGAACGCGACGAGATCGTCGCGGAGAAATGCGACGGGAACCCGTCGCAGGTCCAGCGGTTCAAGGGACTGGGCGAGATGAACCCCCAACAGCTCTGGGACACGACGATGGACCCCGACAACCGCATCCTCAAACAGATCACCATCGAGGACGCCGCGGCGGCGGACAAGATGTTCTCCGTCCTGATGGGCGACGCCGTCGAGCCCCGCAAGCAGTTCATCAAGGACAACGCGCCGGAGGCCGAATGGATCGATATCTAA
- the psmA gene encoding archaeal proteasome endopeptidase complex subunit alpha — MQGQSQQQAYDRGITIFSPDGRLYQVEYAREAVKRGTASVGIRTPDGVVLAADRQVSSSLMEPSSVEKIHKADDHVGIASAGHVADARQLVDLARRRAQGEQLRYGQTIGVETLTRAVTDHIQEYTQTGGARPFGVALLVGGIDDGEPRLFETDPSGTDYEWQAAAIGSNRNEIQEFLEEQYQPDADLEAGIELALRALGSADDEPVSAENVDLATIDTEDETFQTVSQERLESIVAEIDQPEESDE, encoded by the coding sequence ATGCAAGGGCAATCCCAACAGCAGGCGTACGACCGCGGGATCACGATTTTCTCCCCGGACGGACGCCTCTACCAAGTCGAGTACGCTCGCGAGGCCGTCAAACGCGGCACCGCGAGCGTCGGTATTCGCACGCCGGACGGCGTCGTGCTCGCAGCAGACCGGCAGGTCAGTTCGTCGCTCATGGAGCCCTCGAGCGTCGAGAAGATCCACAAGGCCGACGACCACGTCGGCATCGCCAGCGCCGGCCACGTGGCCGACGCGCGCCAGCTCGTCGACCTCGCTCGGCGACGCGCACAGGGCGAACAGCTCCGGTACGGCCAGACGATCGGCGTCGAGACGCTGACGCGGGCCGTCACCGACCACATTCAGGAGTACACGCAGACCGGCGGCGCGCGCCCGTTCGGCGTCGCCTTGCTCGTCGGCGGTATCGACGACGGCGAGCCGCGCCTGTTCGAGACCGACCCCTCGGGGACGGACTACGAGTGGCAGGCCGCCGCCATCGGCAGCAACCGCAACGAGATCCAGGAGTTCCTCGAGGAGCAGTACCAGCCGGACGCCGACCTCGAGGCGGGAATCGAACTCGCGCTTCGCGCGCTCGGATCGGCCGACGACGAGCCGGTCAGCGCCGAAAACGTCGACCTCGCGACGATCGATACGGAAGACGAGACGTTCCAGACGGTCTCCCAGGAGCGACTCGAGTCGATCGTCGCGGAGATCGACCAGCCGGAGGAGAGCGATGAATAA
- a CDS encoding ABC transporter permease, protein MSVDSRSGRTGGYYHLLRAVVVRDLLIWIRYPVNAGMRLFINLLFFGMLLYGGTLLAGQAMADSLEGLIVGYFLWSLATGAYSGIVNDIQAEAGWGTLERHFVTPFGFGPVVLAKAVAIVFRTFLTSAVVLAAMLLATGTRLDLHLVTVVPVATLAIASALGLGLAMGGLSVLYKRISSVVNLLGFAFVGLISAPVFDVPWLAALPLVQGSALLQLAMRSGTRLWEFDPAALAVLVATAVGYLALGYAAFGLATRRARRLGVLGDY, encoded by the coding sequence GTGAGCGTCGACTCCCGATCCGGACGGACGGGCGGCTACTACCACCTCCTGCGAGCCGTGGTCGTCCGCGATCTGCTGATCTGGATCCGCTACCCCGTCAACGCGGGTATGCGGCTGTTCATCAACCTGCTGTTCTTCGGAATGTTGCTGTACGGCGGCACCCTGCTGGCGGGGCAGGCGATGGCCGACTCCCTCGAGGGACTGATCGTCGGCTACTTCCTGTGGTCGCTGGCGACCGGCGCGTACTCGGGGATCGTCAACGATATTCAGGCCGAGGCCGGCTGGGGGACCCTCGAGCGCCACTTCGTTACGCCCTTCGGCTTCGGGCCGGTGGTCCTCGCCAAGGCGGTCGCGATCGTGTTCCGGACGTTTCTCACGTCCGCGGTCGTCCTCGCGGCGATGTTACTGGCGACCGGAACGCGACTCGACCTACACCTCGTCACCGTCGTTCCCGTGGCGACGCTGGCGATCGCCTCGGCGCTCGGCCTCGGGCTGGCCATGGGCGGCCTGAGCGTCCTGTACAAGCGGATCTCCAGCGTCGTCAACCTCCTCGGGTTCGCGTTCGTCGGGCTGATCTCGGCGCCCGTCTTCGACGTCCCGTGGCTGGCCGCGCTGCCGCTGGTTCAGGGGAGCGCGCTGCTCCAGTTGGCGATGCGAAGCGGGACGCGGCTCTGGGAGTTCGACCCCGCGGCGCTCGCCGTTCTCGTCGCGACGGCCGTCGGCTACCTGGCGCTCGGCTACGCCGCGTTCGGACTGGCGACGCGGCGCGCGCGACGGCTGGGCGTCCTCGGGGATTACTGA
- a CDS encoding PAS domain-containing sensor histidine kinase: protein MGSSDSTGVSGEDVRRVFSRSERSSTPLTTVEVAERLDCSPGPARHGLEELLERGELRVKRIDASTRIWWPDETADGTDPDRRSEQEEFAAFVSAVRDYAIFMLDPDGTVASWNEGAERIKGYAEADIVGKHFSTFYTDDAVADGVPQTNLETAAAEGRVEDEGWRVRADGTRFWANVVITAIRDDDGRLQGFTKVTRDMTERREYEQQLRRERDLTERILETVPITIGVVTEDNVLVRANRRMLEHFEIEDAAIETYSLESWELYDVAGEPVPPDERPWARARERGEPVYDAQRQVDVPGIGRRWLSLNAAPLDDQGEDGRIVVAIDDITDQKERERLLRREYNQTEKLLRTAPIAIAVQNAEGETILTNQRAQESLGLSDQEFIGESDDAGEWVIYDSDGERLSTDEMPAARVVETGNPVFNEELVVDPPEGERLQFRVNATPLHGPDGEVERIVTAAEDITELKRRERQLERRKSELETELSEILGRISDAFYALDDEWRFTHLNEQAAEILQESREDVLGRKVWTTFADDTEGIYREQFQQAMETQEPVNFEVYAEDLDTWLEYNVYPSESGLSIYFHDISERKEYQRKLEKSNERLEQFAYAASHDLQEPLRMVSSYLQLLESRYGDELDDDGEEFIEFAVDGAERMRQMIDGLLAYSRVDTQGEPFEPVDLDTVVDAVCEGLQMKIEETDAEIAVESLPRVRGDESQLQQVFQNLLSNALEYSGDEPPRVEIAAERARSTWRISVADNGIGIDPDDQDRVFEVFERLHSRKEYDGTGIGLALCQRIIERHEGTIWVDSEPGEGTTFSFTLPAVEA, encoded by the coding sequence ATGGGATCTTCAGATTCGACGGGCGTGTCGGGGGAAGACGTCCGGCGAGTTTTTTCGCGCTCCGAGCGGTCGTCTACGCCCCTCACAACCGTCGAGGTCGCCGAGCGGTTGGACTGTTCTCCGGGTCCCGCGCGACATGGACTCGAGGAACTCCTCGAGCGAGGTGAGCTTCGCGTCAAGCGGATCGACGCCTCGACTCGAATCTGGTGGCCGGACGAGACGGCGGACGGAACGGACCCCGATCGGCGGTCCGAACAGGAGGAGTTCGCCGCCTTCGTCAGCGCCGTCCGGGATTACGCCATCTTCATGCTCGACCCCGACGGCACCGTCGCCAGCTGGAACGAAGGGGCCGAACGAATCAAGGGCTACGCGGAAGCGGACATCGTCGGCAAACACTTCTCGACGTTCTACACCGACGACGCGGTCGCCGACGGCGTGCCCCAGACGAACCTCGAGACCGCGGCGGCGGAGGGACGCGTCGAGGACGAGGGGTGGCGCGTCCGCGCCGACGGCACGCGGTTCTGGGCGAACGTCGTCATCACCGCCATTCGGGACGACGACGGCCGGCTGCAGGGCTTTACGAAGGTCACCCGCGACATGACCGAGCGCCGCGAGTACGAACAGCAGCTCCGCCGGGAACGGGACCTCACCGAACGGATCTTGGAAACCGTCCCGATCACGATCGGCGTGGTGACCGAGGACAACGTTCTCGTCCGCGCGAATCGGCGGATGCTCGAGCACTTCGAGATCGAGGACGCGGCCATCGAGACGTACAGCCTCGAGTCGTGGGAGCTCTACGACGTCGCCGGGGAGCCGGTCCCGCCCGACGAGCGGCCCTGGGCCCGCGCTCGCGAGCGCGGCGAGCCGGTGTACGACGCCCAGCGGCAGGTCGACGTCCCGGGGATCGGCCGCCGCTGGCTCTCGCTCAACGCCGCACCGCTCGACGACCAGGGCGAGGACGGCCGGATCGTCGTCGCGATCGACGACATCACCGACCAGAAGGAGCGCGAACGGCTCCTCCGCCGGGAGTACAACCAGACCGAGAAGCTGTTGCGGACGGCGCCGATCGCGATCGCCGTCCAGAACGCCGAGGGAGAGACGATACTGACGAACCAGCGGGCGCAGGAGTCGCTCGGCCTCTCCGATCAGGAGTTCATCGGCGAATCCGACGACGCCGGCGAGTGGGTGATCTACGACTCGGACGGCGAGCGGCTATCGACGGACGAGATGCCGGCCGCGCGGGTCGTAGAGACCGGCAACCCGGTGTTCAACGAGGAGCTCGTGGTCGATCCCCCCGAGGGCGAGCGGCTCCAGTTTCGCGTGAACGCGACGCCGCTGCACGGTCCCGACGGCGAGGTCGAACGCATCGTCACGGCCGCCGAGGACATCACCGAGCTGAAACGCCGCGAACGACAGCTCGAGCGGCGGAAGAGCGAACTCGAGACCGAACTGAGCGAGATCCTCGGCCGGATCTCCGACGCCTTCTACGCCCTCGACGACGAGTGGCGCTTTACCCACCTCAACGAGCAGGCCGCCGAGATCCTCCAGGAGTCCCGGGAGGACGTCCTCGGACGGAAGGTCTGGACGACGTTCGCCGACGATACGGAGGGGATCTACCGGGAGCAGTTCCAGCAGGCGATGGAGACCCAAGAGCCGGTCAACTTCGAGGTGTACGCCGAGGATCTCGACACCTGGCTGGAGTACAACGTCTACCCCTCCGAGTCGGGACTGTCGATCTACTTCCACGACATCAGCGAGCGCAAGGAGTACCAGCGCAAACTCGAGAAATCCAACGAGCGACTCGAGCAGTTCGCCTACGCGGCCTCCCACGACCTGCAGGAACCCCTGCGGATGGTCTCGAGCTACCTCCAACTGCTCGAGAGTCGGTACGGCGACGAACTCGACGACGACGGCGAGGAGTTCATCGAGTTCGCCGTCGACGGCGCCGAACGCATGCGCCAGATGATCGACGGGCTGCTGGCCTACTCCCGGGTCGACACGCAGGGCGAACCGTTCGAGCCCGTCGATCTGGACACCGTCGTCGACGCCGTCTGCGAGGGCCTGCAGATGAAGATCGAAGAGACCGACGCCGAGATCGCCGTCGAGTCGCTGCCCCGCGTTCGGGGCGACGAGAGCCAGCTCCAGCAGGTGTTCCAGAACCTGCTGTCGAACGCCCTCGAGTACAGCGGCGACGAGCCGCCGCGGGTAGAGATCGCGGCCGAGCGGGCGCGATCCACGTGGCGCATCTCGGTCGCAGACAACGGGATCGGCATCGACCCCGACGATCAGGACCGCGTCTTCGAGGTGTTCGAGCGCCTGCACAGCCGCAAGGAGTACGACGGGACCGGGATCGGGCTCGCGCTCTGTCAGCGCATCATCGAACGCCACGAGGGGACCATCTGGGTCGACTCCGAGCCCGGCGAGGGGACGACGTTCTCCTTTACCCTCCCCGCCGTCGAGGCCTGA
- a CDS encoding ABC transporter ATP-binding protein, with product MTSESTDLEGAREADRSDAVGTDAGLESGTAADSATREREEPALAVEGLSKTFGSGDEAVAAVEDVSFSVAPGEVIGLLGPNGAGKTTTIKSILGLLLPDEGAVRIHGIDVYDRPRAAYDHVDAMLEGARNDYWRLTVRENLRYFAAIRGRNPDALADRHEELLERLDLADRADTPVRELSRGMKQKVSLASVLAGDVSVAFLDEPTLGLDVESSLTLRRELVRLADERGLTLVVSSHDMDVIEAVCDRVVIMNEGRVVVDDTVENLLAAFETQGYRLAVRGADESVLAALRERFDVTDVERLEDRTRFAVAADSETFYRLTDALEGHGLEVVAVDTVQPDLEDAFVELTGGDGTDAGSDDRDPERGTDDIGGGTR from the coding sequence ATGACGAGCGAGTCGACGGATCTCGAGGGCGCCCGCGAGGCCGACCGCAGCGACGCCGTCGGAACCGACGCCGGTCTCGAGTCGGGCACAGCGGCTGACTCCGCGACGCGCGAGCGGGAGGAACCCGCGCTGGCCGTCGAGGGACTCTCGAAGACGTTCGGGAGCGGGGACGAGGCCGTCGCGGCCGTCGAGGACGTCTCCTTTTCCGTCGCGCCGGGCGAGGTGATCGGACTGCTCGGGCCCAACGGCGCCGGCAAGACGACCACGATCAAGTCGATTCTGGGACTGCTCCTCCCCGACGAGGGCGCGGTTCGGATCCACGGAATCGACGTCTACGACCGCCCCAGAGCGGCCTACGATCACGTCGACGCCATGCTCGAGGGGGCGCGCAACGACTACTGGCGACTCACCGTTCGGGAGAATCTGCGGTACTTCGCGGCGATTCGCGGCCGGAACCCCGACGCCCTCGCCGATCGCCACGAGGAGCTGCTGGAGCGACTCGACCTCGCCGACAGGGCCGACACGCCGGTCCGGGAACTCTCGCGCGGGATGAAACAGAAGGTGTCCCTCGCGAGCGTCCTCGCGGGAGACGTCTCCGTCGCCTTCCTCGACGAACCGACGCTGGGACTCGACGTCGAGAGTTCGCTGACGCTCCGGCGCGAACTCGTCCGGCTCGCCGACGAGCGCGGCCTGACGCTGGTGGTCTCGAGTCACGACATGGACGTCATCGAGGCCGTCTGCGACCGCGTGGTCATCATGAACGAGGGGCGAGTCGTCGTCGACGACACCGTCGAGAACCTGTTGGCGGCCTTCGAGACCCAGGGGTATCGGCTCGCCGTTCGCGGCGCCGACGAGTCGGTCCTCGCGGCCCTCCGCGAGCGCTTCGACGTGACCGACGTCGAGCGCCTCGAGGACCGGACGCGGTTCGCGGTGGCGGCCGACTCCGAGACGTTCTACCGATTGACCGACGCGCTGGAGGGCCACGGGCTCGAGGTCGTCGCGGTCGATACCGTCCAGCCCGACCTCGAGGACGCGTTCGTCGAACTGACCGGCGGGGACGGGACGGATGCGGGGAGCGACGATCGGGATCCGGAACGCGGAACCGACGATATCGGGGGTGGGACGCGGTGA
- a CDS encoding divalent metal cation transporter, which translates to MSERSTSPSTIVDAVPGGKTLHNALYRYGLGVLFAANVFGAGSVYILADAGANFAFSLLWVLPLAFLIDIALHDMSARLAVADEPLADYIVDAVPVGGRALVIAISLMSALWAVSNYAVAGAALAWLLPGLDNVIVGIVLAGGAGIAIVQLKVYDRIEAAIAAAVFAVFGSYGLLLAGLDVPWQSVAAGLRPALNSDIGYLTTVIALLGTTVYWPNFFIQSSIQPTKEWTDVWKYRRDNAAGIATTLLIGSFVMIVSAVTLAEGEMTLTGPGQPLADILGQGALLVFMIAVFLASITSATGTLFGAGFMIPQSLGAHTVFGDFRFRRTVIGLITVSAATALPLLVYTGFGPVEMAIIMPAVNGAIGLPVTVFALIGAVNRFYDVEWYENAAFVAAGLVLLIGSATTIQSLYETIVGIL; encoded by the coding sequence ATGAGCGAACGGTCCACCTCGCCGTCCACGATCGTCGACGCCGTTCCCGGCGGGAAGACGCTCCACAACGCCCTCTACAGGTACGGGCTGGGCGTGTTGTTCGCCGCGAACGTCTTCGGCGCCGGCTCGGTGTACATCCTCGCCGACGCCGGGGCGAACTTCGCCTTCTCCCTGCTGTGGGTGCTTCCGCTGGCCTTCCTCATCGACATCGCCCTCCACGACATGAGCGCCCGCCTCGCGGTGGCCGACGAACCGCTGGCGGACTACATCGTCGACGCGGTCCCGGTCGGCGGGCGAGCGCTGGTGATCGCGATCTCGCTGATGTCGGCGCTGTGGGCCGTCTCGAACTACGCCGTCGCGGGCGCGGCCCTGGCCTGGCTCCTGCCGGGGCTCGACAACGTCATCGTCGGCATCGTCCTCGCCGGCGGCGCGGGGATCGCGATCGTCCAACTGAAGGTCTACGACCGAATCGAGGCGGCGATCGCGGCCGCCGTCTTCGCGGTCTTCGGCTCCTACGGCCTCCTGCTGGCCGGTCTGGACGTGCCGTGGCAGTCGGTCGCCGCCGGGCTGCGGCCCGCGCTGAACAGCGACATCGGCTACCTCACGACGGTCATCGCCCTGCTCGGGACGACCGTCTACTGGCCGAACTTCTTCATCCAGTCGAGCATCCAGCCGACCAAGGAGTGGACAGACGTCTGGAAGTACCGCCGGGACAACGCCGCCGGGATCGCGACGACGCTGCTGATCGGCAGCTTCGTGATGATCGTCTCGGCGGTCACCCTCGCGGAGGGCGAGATGACGCTGACCGGCCCCGGCCAGCCGCTGGCCGACATCCTCGGTCAGGGCGCGCTCCTCGTGTTCATGATCGCCGTCTTCCTCGCGAGCATCACCTCCGCGACCGGGACGCTGTTCGGCGCCGGGTTCATGATCCCGCAGTCGCTGGGCGCGCACACGGTGTTCGGCGACTTCCGGTTCCGCCGGACGGTCATCGGACTGATCACCGTCTCGGCGGCGACCGCCCTCCCGCTGCTGGTCTACACCGGGTTCGGCCCCGTCGAGATGGCCATCATCATGCCCGCGGTCAACGGCGCGATCGGCTTGCCGGTGACCGTCTTCGCGCTCATCGGCGCCGTCAACCGGTTCTACGACGTCGAGTGGTACGAAAACGCCGCCTTCGTCGCCGCGGGACTCGTCCTGCTGATCGGCAGCGCCACGACGATCCAGTCGCTCTACGAGACGATCGTGGGGATCCTCTGA